In a single window of the Microbacterium sulfonylureivorans genome:
- a CDS encoding DNA polymerase Y family protein: protein MAVESPVRSLVLWFPDWPVTALTRDGGGLAGGVPLDASRAVAVMERNLVTACSATARAEGVRRGQRRRDAQARCPGLTVVPADAARDQRAFAPVVARIEERAPGVQLVRPGLCALRARGPARYYGGEIEAARVLLETLRDLGLGDVRAGIADGPFTAEQAAKAGASASEPVFSVPAGGAAGFLAPLSVAVLDASSLGAGGSAPASASADLVGLLARLGVQTLGEFAAMDADRVRERFGERGIRLHALSGGRDSRPVEPRIPPPELHREIAFEPPLEIADQVAFGMRVTADDFIGGLGAIDLVCTELRVELIGDRGERSERVWLHPGSFDAAAVVDRVRWQLAEDVGERGAGGAGGNERGGLRSGVAVVRISPEAVDAASHHAPAIFGGGPEERVHHALSRVQAMLGHRGVLTPAIGGGRWLVERQVLVPWGDRHAAGADGLAAQRARPWPGSLPDPLPATVFAEPVPVDVRALGGETIDVDDRGIVSAVPALLIESGRRRAIEAWAGPWPVVERSWDAARARRSHRFQVVDADGGAWLLVCDGDVWTAEATYD from the coding sequence ATGGCGGTGGAGTCTCCTGTCCGGAGCCTCGTGCTGTGGTTCCCCGACTGGCCTGTGACAGCGTTGACGCGCGACGGCGGCGGCCTGGCGGGGGGCGTGCCGCTGGACGCGTCCCGGGCGGTGGCGGTGATGGAGCGCAACCTCGTGACGGCGTGCTCGGCGACGGCGCGGGCCGAGGGGGTGCGTCGCGGCCAGCGCCGCCGAGACGCGCAGGCGCGCTGTCCGGGGCTCACGGTCGTGCCGGCCGACGCCGCGCGCGACCAGCGGGCCTTCGCTCCCGTCGTGGCGCGCATCGAGGAGCGGGCTCCGGGGGTGCAGCTCGTGCGTCCTGGGCTGTGCGCCCTGCGGGCGCGGGGTCCTGCCCGCTACTACGGGGGCGAGATCGAGGCGGCGCGCGTGCTGCTCGAGACGCTGCGCGATCTCGGGCTCGGCGATGTGCGGGCGGGCATCGCCGACGGTCCGTTCACCGCCGAGCAGGCGGCAAAGGCGGGAGCGAGCGCGTCCGAGCCGGTGTTCTCGGTGCCGGCGGGCGGTGCCGCCGGGTTCCTCGCGCCGCTGTCCGTGGCGGTGCTCGACGCCTCCTCTCTCGGGGCAGGAGGTTCGGCGCCGGCCTCCGCATCCGCCGACCTCGTCGGACTCCTCGCCCGGCTGGGGGTCCAGACGCTCGGGGAGTTCGCGGCCATGGACGCCGATCGGGTGCGCGAGAGGTTCGGCGAGCGCGGCATCCGTCTCCACGCGCTCTCCGGCGGGCGCGACTCCCGGCCCGTCGAGCCGCGCATCCCGCCGCCGGAGCTGCACCGCGAGATCGCGTTCGAGCCACCGCTCGAGATCGCCGACCAGGTCGCGTTCGGCATGCGCGTCACCGCCGACGACTTCATCGGGGGGCTCGGCGCGATCGACCTCGTGTGCACCGAGCTGCGGGTCGAGCTCATCGGCGACCGAGGCGAGCGCAGCGAGCGGGTGTGGCTGCACCCGGGCTCCTTCGACGCGGCGGCGGTCGTCGACCGCGTGCGCTGGCAGCTCGCCGAGGACGTCGGGGAGCGCGGAGCCGGGGGAGCCGGGGGAAATGAGCGAGGAGGTCTGCGCAGCGGGGTCGCGGTGGTGCGGATCTCGCCGGAGGCGGTCGACGCGGCATCCCATCACGCCCCGGCGATCTTCGGCGGCGGCCCCGAGGAGCGCGTGCACCACGCCCTGTCCCGCGTGCAGGCGATGCTCGGGCATCGCGGCGTGCTCACCCCGGCGATCGGCGGCGGGCGGTGGCTGGTCGAGCGACAGGTGCTCGTGCCGTGGGGCGATCGGCACGCGGCGGGTGCCGACGGACTCGCCGCGCAGCGGGCGCGGCCCTGGCCGGGGAGCCTTCCCGATCCGCTGCCGGCGACCGTGTTCGCCGAGCCCGTCCCCGTCGACGTGCGCGCGCTGGGAGGAGAGACGATCGATGTCGATGACCGCGGCATCGTCTCGGCCGTGCCGGCGCTGCTCATCGAGAGCGGGCGCCGACGGGCGATCGAGGCGTGGGCGGGGCCGTGGCCGGTGGTGGAGCGGTCGTGGGATGCCGCGCGCGCGCGGCGGTCGCACCGGTTCCAGGTCGTCGACGCCGACGGCGGGGCGTGGCTGCTCGTGTGCGACGGCGACGTGTGGACCGCGGAGGCGACCTATGACTGA
- a CDS encoding error-prone DNA polymerase, with the protein MGFDNPSVPWSEMERLLSDRRRPGGPPAGADGGDSPAWSHKRGPYVAPGIERPADAIPYAELHAHSSFSFLDGASSPEELAEEAERLGLHALAITDHDGFYGIVRFAEAAESLQLKTVFGAELSLELPKPQNGEPDPAGAHLLVLARGEEGYHRLAGAITHAQLQGAEKGRPVYDLDELAAQAAGEWAVLTGCRKGAVRRALADGGADAASRELDRLVALFGRDAVHVELIDHGNPLDTRDNDVLVGLARERRLPLLATNNVHYAVPRRQLLAAAVAAVRANRGLDELDGWLPAHAGAHLRSGAEMAERFVRHPDAVARTVVLADELAFPLRRAKPALPKQEVPEGHTPMSWLRHLVWEAVPRKYPDLSEKDRARIEKELGVIELKDFPGYFLIVHGIVQEARRRGILCQGRGSAANSAICYLLDITAVDAIAYDLPFERFLSSLRDEEPDIDVDFDSDRREEIIQWVYGQYGRQRAAQVANVIQYRPKNAVRDMAKALGHSPGQQDAWSKQVEGWGASLQTGPGHDIPDRVLEFAGELLKAPRHLGIHSGGMVLTDRPVGEVVPIEHARMENRTVIQWDKDDAAWMGLVKFDLLGLGMLAALQYCFDMIRASTGEDWELSTLPKEEKAVYDMLCRADSIGVFQVESRAQMGLLPRLQPRRFYDLVIEIALIRPGPIQGGAVHPFVRRKLGLEKVTYAHEKLEPVLERTLGIPVFQEQLMQMGMAVGGLSGEDADLLRRAMGSKRGVERIESLKEKLYAGMAENGLVGEDADAIYAKIQAFANFGFAESHSLSFALLVYASSWIKLHYPAAFLAGLLRAQPMGFYSPGTLVSDARRHGVEVRRPDLHLSGVEAVLEPVEGSDAEPAPTGRDECAARTQPPVGEFDLHAPDESAAHRRDRRFSVRLGLAGVKGIGAKVAERIVAAREAGGPFRDLRDLVRRTSVTAAQLEALATAGAFDALGLARREAIWLAGSAALDRPEFLPDSLVSVQPPLFTDPTSYERLAADLWATGVSTDDHPMTHYRSGLDARGVLTSRELRTHDVGRRIEVAGLVTHRQRPATASGVTFINLEDEHGLVNVICSVGVWNRYRRVVRDAPALIVRGMLERSVEGVTNLLADRFEDLRVGVHHQSRDFR; encoded by the coding sequence ATGGGCTTCGACAATCCCTCCGTGCCGTGGTCCGAGATGGAGCGGCTGCTCAGCGACCGGCGTCGGCCGGGCGGCCCTCCCGCCGGCGCCGACGGCGGAGACAGCCCGGCATGGTCGCACAAGCGGGGGCCATACGTCGCGCCGGGCATCGAGCGTCCCGCCGACGCGATCCCGTACGCCGAGCTGCACGCGCATTCGTCGTTCTCGTTCCTCGACGGGGCGTCCTCGCCCGAAGAGCTCGCGGAGGAGGCGGAGCGTCTGGGGCTGCACGCCCTCGCGATCACCGACCACGACGGCTTCTACGGCATCGTGCGCTTCGCCGAGGCCGCCGAGTCGCTGCAGCTCAAGACCGTGTTCGGGGCCGAGCTCTCGCTCGAGCTCCCCAAGCCGCAGAACGGCGAGCCCGACCCGGCCGGCGCGCACCTGCTCGTGCTCGCGCGCGGCGAGGAGGGCTACCACCGGCTCGCGGGCGCCATCACCCACGCGCAGCTGCAGGGGGCCGAGAAGGGGCGTCCGGTGTACGACCTCGACGAGCTCGCCGCGCAGGCAGCGGGCGAGTGGGCCGTGCTCACCGGATGTCGCAAGGGCGCGGTGCGGCGCGCGCTCGCCGACGGGGGAGCGGATGCCGCGTCCCGCGAGCTCGACCGCCTCGTCGCCCTTTTCGGGCGCGACGCCGTGCACGTCGAGCTGATCGACCACGGCAATCCGCTCGACACGCGCGACAACGACGTGCTGGTCGGCCTTGCGCGCGAGCGCCGGCTGCCGCTGCTCGCGACGAACAACGTCCACTACGCGGTGCCGAGGCGTCAGCTGCTGGCCGCCGCGGTCGCGGCGGTGCGCGCGAACCGGGGGCTCGACGAGCTCGACGGCTGGCTGCCGGCCCACGCCGGCGCGCACCTGCGCAGCGGGGCGGAGATGGCGGAGCGGTTCGTGCGCCACCCCGATGCCGTGGCCCGCACCGTCGTGCTGGCGGACGAGCTCGCCTTTCCCCTCCGCCGTGCCAAGCCCGCGCTGCCGAAGCAGGAGGTCCCCGAGGGGCACACGCCGATGTCGTGGCTGCGTCACCTCGTGTGGGAGGCGGTGCCCCGCAAGTACCCCGACCTGTCCGAGAAGGACCGGGCCCGCATCGAGAAGGAGCTGGGGGTCATCGAGCTGAAGGACTTCCCCGGCTACTTCCTGATCGTCCACGGCATCGTGCAGGAGGCGCGGCGCCGCGGCATCCTGTGCCAGGGCCGCGGCTCCGCGGCCAACAGCGCCATCTGCTACCTGCTCGACATCACCGCGGTGGACGCGATCGCGTACGACCTGCCGTTCGAGCGGTTCCTGTCGAGCCTGCGCGACGAGGAGCCCGACATCGACGTCGACTTCGACTCCGACCGCCGCGAGGAGATCATCCAGTGGGTGTACGGGCAGTACGGGCGCCAGCGCGCCGCGCAGGTCGCCAACGTCATCCAGTACCGGCCCAAGAACGCCGTGCGCGACATGGCGAAGGCGCTCGGGCATTCGCCCGGTCAGCAGGATGCCTGGTCGAAGCAGGTCGAGGGGTGGGGTGCGAGCCTCCAGACAGGGCCGGGCCACGACATCCCGGATCGCGTCCTCGAGTTCGCCGGCGAGCTGCTGAAGGCTCCGCGGCATCTCGGCATCCACTCCGGCGGGATGGTGCTCACCGACCGGCCGGTGGGGGAGGTCGTGCCGATCGAGCACGCCCGCATGGAGAACCGCACGGTGATCCAGTGGGACAAGGACGACGCCGCCTGGATGGGGCTCGTGAAGTTCGACCTGCTGGGGCTCGGGATGCTGGCCGCCCTGCAGTACTGCTTCGACATGATCCGCGCCTCGACGGGCGAGGACTGGGAGCTCTCCACGCTGCCGAAGGAGGAGAAGGCGGTCTACGATATGCTGTGCCGTGCGGATTCGATCGGGGTGTTCCAGGTCGAGTCGCGTGCGCAGATGGGGCTCCTGCCGCGCCTGCAGCCGAGACGGTTCTACGACCTGGTGATCGAGATCGCGCTCATCCGCCCCGGGCCGATCCAGGGCGGCGCGGTGCACCCGTTCGTGCGGCGCAAGCTCGGGCTCGAGAAGGTCACCTACGCCCACGAGAAGCTCGAGCCCGTGCTCGAGCGCACGCTCGGCATCCCGGTGTTCCAGGAGCAGCTCATGCAGATGGGCATGGCGGTCGGCGGACTCAGCGGCGAGGACGCCGACCTGCTGCGGCGGGCGATGGGCTCCAAGCGCGGGGTCGAGCGGATCGAGTCGCTGAAGGAGAAGCTGTACGCGGGCATGGCCGAGAACGGGCTGGTGGGCGAGGACGCCGACGCGATCTACGCCAAGATCCAGGCGTTCGCGAACTTCGGGTTCGCGGAGTCCCACTCGCTGTCGTTCGCGCTGCTCGTGTACGCGAGCTCGTGGATCAAGCTGCACTATCCGGCGGCGTTCCTCGCGGGGCTGCTGCGCGCGCAGCCGATGGGGTTCTACTCTCCGGGCACGCTGGTGTCGGATGCCCGGCGCCACGGCGTCGAGGTGCGCCGCCCCGACCTGCATCTGTCGGGGGTCGAGGCGGTGCTCGAGCCGGTCGAGGGCTCCGATGCCGAGCCCGCGCCGACGGGTAGAGACGAGTGCGCCGCCCGCACCCAGCCACCGGTGGGGGAGTTCGACCTGCACGCTCCCGACGAGTCCGCCGCCCACCGCCGTGACAGGCGCTTCTCGGTGCGGCTCGGCCTCGCCGGCGTCAAGGGGATCGGGGCCAAGGTCGCCGAGCGCATCGTCGCCGCCCGTGAGGCGGGCGGGCCTTTCCGCGACCTCCGCGACCTCGTCCGACGCACCAGCGTGACCGCCGCCCAGCTCGAGGCGCTCGCGACCGCGGGGGCGTTCGACGCCCTCGGGCTCGCACGGCGCGAGGCGATCTGGCTCGCCGGGTCGGCGGCGCTCGACCGGCCGGAGTTCCTTCCCGACTCGCTCGTGTCGGTGCAGCCGCCGCTGTTCACCGATCCGACGAGCTACGAGCGGCTCGCCGCCGATCTGTGGGCGACCGGGGTCTCGACCGACGACCACCCGATGACCCACTACCGCTCCGGGCTCGACGCCCGCGGCGTGCTCACGTCGCGTGAGCTGCGCACCCACGACGTCGGACGCCGCATCGAGGTGGCGGGACTCGTGACCCACCGGCAGCGGCCGGCCACGGCATCCGGTGTCACCTTCATCAATCTCGAGGACGAGCACGGACTCGTCAACGTGATCTGCTCGGTGGGGGTCTGGAACCGCTATCGGCGGGTGGTGCGCGACGCACCGGCGCTGATCGTGCGCGGGATGCTGGAGCGCTCGGTCGAGGGCGTCACGAACCTCCTCGCCGACAGGTTCGAAGACCTGCGAGTGGGGGTGCACCACCAGTCCCGGGACTTCCGATGA
- a CDS encoding EamA family transporter, with protein MEDKSWRWIAVTAIAPIAWGSTYVVTRNLLPPESPLWGGVLRALPAGLLVLLIARTRPRGSWWWRSLVLGTLNVGGFFVLVYIAGQRLPSSLAATLMSASAAGMLLFAWLLLRRRPRAVAVAGAAVGLGGVVVMLGFDVGGVDVWGVAASLGAMLASSLGFVLTARWGSEVPALAMTAWQLVGGALVLLPAALLVEGAPPALTLESGLGFAYVTLVATALAYAAWFAGLRHLAPGVVGVVGLLNPVTGVALGVVVAGEAFGLPQAAGVALVLAGIALGALPGSGASRRAGIMLRPAIRRT; from the coding sequence ATGGAAGATAAAAGCTGGCGATGGATCGCCGTCACCGCGATCGCGCCGATCGCATGGGGCAGCACGTACGTCGTGACACGCAACCTCCTGCCGCCGGAGTCGCCGCTGTGGGGCGGCGTGCTGCGCGCCCTGCCGGCGGGGCTCCTCGTGCTGCTGATCGCACGGACGAGGCCCCGGGGATCGTGGTGGTGGCGGTCGCTGGTGCTCGGCACGCTCAACGTCGGCGGATTCTTCGTGCTCGTCTACATCGCGGGGCAGCGACTGCCCTCGAGCCTCGCGGCGACGCTGATGTCGGCATCCGCCGCCGGGATGCTGCTGTTCGCGTGGCTGCTGCTTCGGCGTCGTCCTCGTGCCGTCGCGGTCGCCGGAGCGGCTGTCGGGCTCGGCGGAGTGGTCGTGATGCTGGGATTCGACGTCGGCGGGGTCGACGTGTGGGGGGTCGCGGCGTCGCTCGGCGCCATGCTCGCCTCGTCTCTCGGGTTCGTCCTGACGGCGCGCTGGGGATCGGAGGTGCCGGCGCTCGCGATGACGGCGTGGCAGCTGGTCGGCGGCGCGCTCGTGCTGCTGCCCGCCGCGCTCCTCGTCGAGGGGGCGCCGCCCGCACTCACGCTGGAATCGGGGCTCGGCTTCGCCTATGTCACGCTCGTGGCGACGGCGCTCGCGTACGCCGCCTGGTTCGCCGGGCTGCGTCACCTCGCTCCGGGCGTGGTCGGCGTCGTCGGCCTGCTCAATCCGGTGACGGGCGTCGCGCTCGGGGTGGTCGTGGCGGGTGAGGCGTTCGGGCTCCCGCAGGCAGCCGGGGTGGCTCTCGTGCTCGCGGGGATCGCGCTGGGGGCACTGCCCGGGAGTGGGGCATCTCGACGGGCCGGCATCATGCTGCGCCCCGCGATCCGTCGGACGTAG
- a CDS encoding three-helix bundle dimerization domain-containing protein, whose product MSANADHSPIDAVVQRLTERFPSVPPDRVAAIVDEELHRFDGAKVTEFVPVLVEHEAHEVLRREATPVPLSEQSATAIVAGHAVEPDLDPLEVERRTEQTGLLLGELDN is encoded by the coding sequence ATGAGCGCGAATGCCGATCACTCGCCCATCGATGCCGTCGTCCAGCGGCTCACGGAACGGTTCCCCTCCGTCCCGCCCGACCGCGTCGCCGCGATCGTCGACGAGGAGCTGCACCGCTTCGACGGCGCCAAGGTGACGGAGTTCGTCCCCGTCCTCGTCGAGCATGAGGCGCACGAGGTGCTGCGCCGCGAAGCGACCCCTGTGCCGCTGTCCGAGCAGAGCGCCACGGCGATCGTCGCCGGGCACGCGGTGGAGCCCGACCTCGACCCGCTCGAGGTGGAGCGCCGCACCGAGCAGACCGGACTGCTGCTGGGCGAACTCGACAACTGA
- a CDS encoding MarR family winged helix-turn-helix transcriptional regulator produces the protein MDASAREPLDRVAEIQQAWRRERPDLDPSPQGVIARLHRIALELTDRLVAVYGEYGLNEGEFDVLATLRRAGAPYERAAGELADHTLVTTGGLTKRVDRLAARGLVERRAEASDARRRLVRLTPAGLDLIDRAFTAHLANEHRLIAELGSADAAALEPILSRWLQVLDAR, from the coding sequence ATGGATGCTTCCGCCCGCGAACCGCTCGATCGTGTCGCCGAGATCCAGCAGGCGTGGCGCCGCGAGCGCCCCGACCTCGATCCCTCACCGCAGGGCGTCATCGCCCGGCTGCATCGGATCGCCCTCGAGCTCACCGACCGACTCGTCGCCGTCTACGGCGAGTACGGCCTGAACGAGGGCGAGTTCGACGTGCTGGCCACCCTCCGCCGCGCCGGAGCGCCCTACGAGCGCGCCGCTGGCGAACTCGCCGACCACACGCTCGTCACCACCGGCGGGCTGACCAAGCGCGTCGACCGGCTCGCCGCCCGGGGGCTCGTCGAACGGCGGGCCGAGGCATCCGATGCACGCCGCCGTCTGGTGCGACTCACCCCGGCCGGTCTCGACCTCATCGACCGGGCGTTCACCGCGCACCTCGCCAACGAGCACCGCCTGATCGCCGAACTGGGATCGGCGGATGCCGCGGCCCTCGAGCCGATCCTCAGCCGCTGGCTGCAGGTCCTGGACGCGCGCTGA
- a CDS encoding HNH endonuclease: MRTLVLNAGYEPLAVVSFKRALVLVMNEKAVVIEHTDNDPVWGTRRAYDRPAVIILTRYVRVPGGRRVPVTRRGVLRRDSHRCAYCGTSASTIDHVLPRSRGGGDSWENLVACCLRCNNVKGDRTPQEMNWELRFIPHPPRGAQWTVRGTERTDPRWEPYLALAA, from the coding sequence ATGCGCACTCTGGTGCTGAATGCGGGCTACGAGCCGCTCGCCGTCGTGTCGTTCAAGCGGGCCCTTGTGCTCGTGATGAATGAGAAGGCGGTCGTCATCGAGCACACCGACAACGATCCGGTCTGGGGCACGAGACGCGCCTACGATCGCCCGGCGGTGATCATCCTCACGCGGTACGTGAGGGTGCCCGGCGGACGCCGTGTGCCGGTGACCCGGCGCGGCGTGCTGCGTCGCGACTCGCACCGCTGCGCGTACTGCGGCACGTCTGCGTCGACGATCGACCACGTGCTGCCGCGGTCCCGCGGCGGCGGCGATTCGTGGGAGAACCTGGTGGCGTGCTGCCTCCGCTGCAACAACGTCAAGGGCGACCGCACGCCGCAGGAGATGAACTGGGAGCTCCGCTTCATCCCGCACCCCCCGCGCGGAGCGCAGTGGACCGTGCGGGGCACCGAGCGCACCGATCCGCGGTGGGAGCCGTATCTGGCCCTCGCCGCGTAG
- a CDS encoding M23 family metallopeptidase yields MAEQNDSLANEPEHAATSLTRRTRVRRPVGRRNKAVATVAPTPASTRPAPSKGPNRVVKPLRSLVILTMVGGLIATVALPAFGASLPVEEAKTVQQMAVDDAQSLVIASDATSTQLSRESYSATTAEEIEKKKAAEAAAQRARLAASVASTIKVDLNMVAPGSGAVRWPLSGYTLGEGFGTRGGAHMGVDMLAPAGTPIFAAAAGVVKVSQESYGGYGVAVTIDHVINGQRVGTLYGHMTYGSRQVVAGQTVQAGQVIGLVGSTGRSTANHLHFETYINGSNVDPYAWLQANAG; encoded by the coding sequence TTGGCTGAACAGAACGATTCGCTCGCGAACGAGCCCGAGCACGCCGCGACGAGTCTGACCCGTCGCACGCGTGTGCGGCGCCCGGTCGGCCGTCGCAACAAGGCCGTCGCGACCGTCGCCCCCACGCCCGCCTCGACTCGTCCCGCTCCATCCAAGGGCCCGAACCGCGTGGTCAAGCCTCTGCGCAGCCTGGTGATCCTGACGATGGTGGGCGGTCTCATCGCGACCGTCGCGCTTCCCGCGTTCGGTGCGTCGCTTCCGGTCGAAGAGGCCAAGACCGTCCAGCAGATGGCGGTCGACGACGCTCAGTCGCTCGTGATCGCCTCAGATGCCACCTCGACCCAGCTGAGCCGCGAGAGCTACTCCGCGACCACGGCCGAGGAGATCGAAAAGAAGAAGGCCGCCGAGGCGGCCGCGCAGCGCGCACGCCTCGCAGCGAGCGTCGCCTCGACCATCAAGGTCGACCTCAACATGGTGGCTCCCGGTTCCGGCGCGGTCCGCTGGCCGCTCTCGGGCTACACGCTCGGCGAGGGCTTCGGCACGCGCGGCGGCGCCCACATGGGCGTCGACATGCTCGCGCCCGCCGGCACGCCGATCTTCGCCGCCGCCGCCGGTGTGGTCAAGGTGTCGCAGGAGAGCTACGGCGGCTACGGCGTGGCCGTCACGATCGACCACGTCATCAACGGCCAGCGCGTCGGCACCCTCTACGGACACATGACCTACGGCAGCCGCCAGGTCGTCGCGGGTCAGACCGTCCAGGCCGGTCAGGTCATCGGGCTCGTCGGCAGCACCGGCCGCTCGACCGCGAACCACCTGCACTTCGAGACCTACATCAACGGCTCGAATGTCGACCCGTACGCGTGGCTGCAGGCCAACGCGGGCTGA
- a CDS encoding metal-dependent transcriptional regulator yields MTDLIDTTEMYLRTILELEEENIVPLRARISERLGHSGPTVSQTIGRMERDGLVVVSEDRSLELTGSGRQKAVDVMRKHRLAERLLSDVIGLDWAYVHEEACRWEHVMSEQVERRLVELLGHPTESPYGNPIPGLDQLGDVPASGFEQGVVGLVRRLNEAGEPISGTVRRLAEPAQVDPELLQQLKGAGVLPGKSGDYRYSEGYVLVQMHGSDEGLELPIEVASHIFLVDERR; encoded by the coding sequence ATGACCGACCTGATCGACACCACCGAGATGTACCTGCGCACGATCCTCGAGCTCGAGGAGGAGAACATCGTTCCCCTGCGCGCGCGCATCTCCGAGCGCCTCGGACACTCCGGGCCCACGGTGTCGCAGACCATCGGCCGCATGGAGCGCGACGGACTCGTGGTCGTCTCCGAAGACCGCAGCCTCGAGCTCACCGGCTCCGGTCGGCAGAAGGCCGTCGACGTGATGCGCAAGCACCGCCTCGCCGAGCGACTGCTGTCCGACGTCATCGGCCTGGACTGGGCCTATGTCCACGAAGAGGCCTGCCGCTGGGAGCACGTCATGAGCGAGCAGGTCGAGCGTCGCCTCGTCGAGCTGCTGGGGCATCCCACCGAGTCGCCGTACGGCAATCCCATCCCCGGACTCGACCAGCTCGGCGATGTGCCGGCGAGTGGGTTCGAGCAGGGCGTGGTCGGACTCGTGCGTCGTCTGAACGAGGCCGGCGAGCCGATCTCGGGCACCGTGCGCCGCCTCGCCGAGCCCGCACAGGTCGACCCCGAGCTGCTCCAGCAGCTCAAGGGCGCCGGTGTTCTCCCCGGCAAGAGCGGCGACTACCGCTACAGCGAGGGCTACGTCCTGGTGCAGATGCACGGCAGCGACGAGGGGCTCGAACTGCCCATCGAGGTGGCGTCCCACATCTTCCTGGTCGACGAGCGCCGCTGA
- the serC gene encoding phosphoserine transaminase, which translates to MPHVALPREILPADGRFGCGPSKIRAEHLAALAGPGAALLGTSHRQAPVKDLVGQVRAGLAELFRLPSGYEVIVGNGGSTAFWDAAAFGLIEKRSQHLVFGEFGGKFAAAAKAPWLEAPDVREVAAGTRTSAEAVEGVDVYAWPHNETSTGVAAPVERITGDDGALTVIDATSAAGGIDFSIHQADVYYFAPQKNLGSDGGLWFALVSPAAIERIERIAASGRYIPEFLSLKNALDNSRLNQTLNTPALATLFLLDRQLDWIRDSGGLQWADARTRESSSALYRWAEASAFATPFVADPADRSPVVVTIDFDDAVDAAAVAKSLRANGIVDTEPYRKLGRNQLRVATFVSIEPDDVRQLIKSIDYTVENL; encoded by the coding sequence ATGCCCCACGTCGCGCTTCCCCGTGAGATCCTGCCCGCCGACGGACGCTTCGGCTGCGGTCCGTCGAAGATCCGCGCCGAGCACCTCGCCGCCCTCGCGGGCCCAGGGGCGGCCCTGCTGGGCACCTCGCACCGCCAGGCGCCCGTGAAGGACCTCGTCGGTCAGGTGCGCGCCGGACTCGCCGAGCTGTTCCGCCTCCCCTCCGGCTACGAGGTCATCGTCGGCAACGGCGGGTCGACGGCGTTCTGGGATGCCGCGGCCTTCGGCCTGATCGAGAAGCGGAGCCAGCACCTCGTCTTCGGCGAGTTCGGAGGCAAGTTCGCCGCCGCCGCGAAGGCCCCGTGGCTCGAAGCCCCCGATGTGCGCGAGGTCGCCGCCGGCACGCGCACGTCCGCCGAAGCCGTCGAAGGCGTCGACGTGTACGCGTGGCCGCACAACGAGACCTCGACCGGAGTCGCAGCGCCCGTGGAGCGCATCACCGGCGACGACGGCGCCCTGACCGTGATCGACGCGACCAGCGCCGCCGGCGGGATCGACTTCTCGATCCACCAGGCCGACGTCTACTACTTCGCGCCGCAGAAGAACCTCGGCTCGGACGGCGGGCTGTGGTTCGCGCTCGTCTCCCCCGCCGCGATCGAGCGGATCGAGCGGATCGCGGCGTCGGGCCGCTACATCCCCGAGTTCCTGAGCCTGAAGAACGCGCTCGACAACTCGCGTCTGAACCAGACGCTGAACACGCCGGCACTCGCGACGCTGTTCCTCCTCGACCGCCAGCTCGACTGGATCCGCGACAGCGGCGGGCTGCAGTGGGCGGATGCCCGCACCCGCGAGTCCTCGAGCGCGCTGTACCGCTGGGCCGAGGCATCCGCCTTCGCCACGCCCTTCGTCGCCGACCCGGCCGACCGCTCCCCCGTCGTCGTCACCATCGACTTCGACGACGCCGTCGACGCGGCCGCCGTCGCCAAGAGCCTGCGCGCGAACGGCATCGTCGACACAGAGCCGTACCGCAAGCTCGGCCGCAACCAGCTGCGGGTGGCGACGTTCGTCTCGATCGAGCCCGACGACGTCCGCCAGCTGATCAAGAGCATCGACTACACGGTCGAGAACCTCTGA
- a CDS encoding TetR/AcrR family transcriptional regulator codes for MTEQRRQPRSRPETLARRRDILDAATEIFGAKGFTGGTLQEIADQVGMTHAGILHHFGSKDALLLEVLQHRDETDVADLEEQHIPDGMDLFRHLVRTAFANADRPGIVQAYAVLSAESVTHDHPGRDFFQKRYETLRGEVAHAFAVACAERGIREPETVAYASTSILAVMDGLQVQWLLDPTALDLGRASEFAIEAIVTAVLAPSPSPLV; via the coding sequence GTGACCGAGCAGCGCAGACAGCCGCGTTCGCGACCCGAGACTCTCGCGCGCCGACGCGACATCCTCGACGCCGCGACCGAGATATTCGGGGCCAAGGGGTTCACCGGCGGCACCCTCCAGGAGATCGCCGACCAGGTCGGCATGACCCACGCGGGCATCCTCCATCACTTCGGCTCCAAGGATGCGCTGCTGCTCGAGGTGCTGCAGCATCGTGATGAGACCGATGTGGCCGACCTGGAGGAGCAGCACATCCCCGACGGGATGGATCTGTTCCGCCATCTCGTGCGCACCGCGTTCGCGAACGCCGACCGACCGGGCATCGTTCAGGCGTACGCCGTGCTCTCGGCCGAGTCCGTGACGCATGACCACCCCGGCCGCGACTTCTTCCAGAAGCGGTATGAGACCCTGCGGGGCGAAGTCGCGCACGCATTCGCCGTCGCCTGCGCCGAACGCGGCATCCGCGAGCCGGAGACGGTCGCCTACGCGTCGACGAGCATCCTCGCGGTCATGGACGGCCTCCAGGTGCAGTGGCTGCTCGACCCGACCGCGCTCGATCTGGGGCGCGCATCCGAGTTCGCGATCGAGGCGATCGTCACCGCGGTGCTCGCGCCCTCGCCCTCGCCACTCGTCTGA